CCACCCCTAGGGGGCAGGGCTCAGGGTGAAGTGGGGTGTGCCCCGGATGGGAAGCGCGCCGTCGGATCCATAGATTCGAAGGCAGCGAGAACGTCCCGCCCGCGCACCCACGGAGGCGGCCATGTCGGCCCCCACGCACACCCGGCCCCTCCCGGCCGCCCCGCACTCCCGGCCGCTCCCGCCGCGCATCGCATCGGCGCGCCCGCGCGCGTCCCGTACCGGCGCCGACGCCCGGCTGCACTGGTGGGCCCTGGCCCTGCCCGCACTCGCCTTCGGCCTGCTCCTGCTGCTCCTCGCCGGGTCCGGCGAAGCCCGCGCCGCCTCCGGGGAGGGGGCCGGCCCGGGCCTGGTCCAGGTCGCGGAACAGCTCCTGCGCGCCGTCGGCTGACCCCCGCGCCCCCGTACGCGCCACACGCGCCCCGTAGCGGCCGGCCGGCCTCCCAACACCCTGCGCCCCGTGGCCCGTTTCGTGCGAAGCTGGGAGTCATGAGCGCCGACACACCCCGCAGGATCGCCCTCCTCCGGCACGCCAAGGCCGACTGGCCCGAGGTGTCCGACCACGACCGGCCGCTGGCGGAGCGAGGCCGCAAGGACGCCCCGGCCGCCGGTCTGAAGCTGGCCGAGACCGGCATCGCCTTCGACCTGGCCCTCTGTTCCACCGCCGCCCGCACGCGCGAGACGTGGAAACTGGCCGTCCAAGAGCTGCCGCACCGGCCGAAGACCTCGTACGAGGAGCGGATCTACGACGCCTCGCTCGGCGAGCTGATCGCCCTGCTGAACGAAACCCCCGACGAGGTCTCCGACCTGCTCCTCATCGGCCACAACCCGGGCGTGCACGCCCTCGCCGACGCCCTCTCCGGCAGCGCCGAGGGCGACACCCTGGCCCGGATGACCCGTACGGGCTTCCCCACCGCGGCGCTGGCCGTCGTCTCCTTCACCGGCCCGTGGAAGACGCTGGAGCACGGGGTGGGCACGCTGGTCGACTTCTGGACCCCCAAGGAACACTGACGTCGGAGGCCCGCGCGAACACGCATGGGGCCCCGGCGGGCGCGCTGCCCGCCGGGGCCCCATGCGTACGCGGTGCGCGCGCACCGCGTACGGCCGTCCCGGTCCGCGGGGCGGGGCAGGACGGGTGCGGATCAGGCCAGGTCGGCGGCCTCGATCTCCTCGCGGGTGATCCCGAGCAGGTACAGCACCGCATCGAGGAACGGCACGTTCACCGCGGTGTGCGCGGCCTCGCGGACCACCGGCTTGGCGTTGAAGGCCACGCCCAGCCCGGCCGCGTTCAGCATGTCCAGGTCGTTGGCGCCGTCCCCGATGGCCACGGTCTGCGACAGCGGCACGTCCGCCTCGGCCGCGAACCGGCGCAGCAGCCGGGCCTTGCCGGCCCGGTCCACGATCTCGCCCGTGACCCGCCCGGTCAGCTTCCCGTCGACGATCTCCAGCGTGTTGGCGGCGGCGAAGTCCAGCCCCAGCCGCTCCCGCAGGTCGTCCGTGACCTGGGTGAACCCGCCGGAGACCACGCCCACCTGGTAGCCGAGCCGCTTGAGCGTACGGATCAGGGTCCGGGCGCCGGGGGTCAGCTGCACCTCGGCGCGCACCTTGTCCACCACCGAGGCGTCCAGCCCGGCGAGCAGCGCCACCCGGGCGTGCAGCGACTGCTCGAAGTCGAGCTCGCCGCGCATGGCCCGCTCGGTGACCTCCGCGACCTCGGCCTCGCAGCCCGCGTGCGCCGCGAACAGCTCGATGACCTCGTCCTGGATCAGGGTGGAGTCCACGTCCATGACGACGAGGCGCTGGGCCCGCCGGTGCAGCCCGGCCGAGACCACGGCCACGTCCACCCCGATGTGCGCCGCGGAGGTGGCCAGCGCGGTGCGCAGCGGCTCGGTCTCGGTGCCCGACACGGCGAACTCCACCGCGGTCACCGGGTACTTGGCGAGGCGGAAGATGCGGTCGATGTTGCCGCCGGTCGCGGTGATCCGGGCGGCGATCTGGGCCGTGGACTCGGCGGTGAGCGGGTGCCCGAGCACCGTGACGTGGGAACGCCCGCTGCCGCGCGGCCGGTTGTCGCCCGTGCCGGAGAGGATCTCGGCCTGGAGCTTGAGGGAGTCGGCCCAGCTGTGCACGGTGGCCCGCAGGTCGCCCTCGCTGCCGGCGACGGGCCTGGTGACGAGGGCGCACAGGACGATGCGGCCGCGGGTGACGACCTGCTCGATGTCGACCACGTCGACGGAGTAGGCGGCGAGGGTGTCGAACAGCCCGGCGGTGATCCCGGGACGGTCCTTGCCGAAGATCTTGACGAGGAGGGTGGGGACGTCGGAGGTCTGCGATGCGCTCATGGTGAGCTCACCGTATCTTCCCGGCACCCCCGGCAGGACCCCCGTCCCACTCCCTGAACGCGGCGCCGCACCCGATCGACCCCGGTTCCGGGGCCGCGCGCGCCCGGCGTCCCGGCCGCGGTCCGGCCGCGGGCCGTGCCGGCCCGTCGCCGAACGTGACGGCCGCGGGCGGGACGTCCCCTATCGCACGCTCCGGGAGGCTTTCGGCCGCCCCGGCGGCCGGGCGCGCGGACCCCGGTCCGGCCCGGATTCCCCATGTGGGCGCGGGCCTGAAATAGTTCCCCCCGGATGTTCGCCATACCTAGGCTCCCTGACGTCATGGGGGGTTCTCGGGGGACTTAAGTGGGGCTGGAGTGCCGGAACTCGTACTGGAACTGAACGGAAGGACCTGGACGCTCGATCCGTCCAGGTCGTACTCGCTGGGGCGCGATCCCCAGGGGGACGTGGTGATCGACGACGCCAGGGTCTCGTGGCGGCACGCCACGATCAGCTGGAACGGCCGCGGTTGGGGGATCGAGGACCACGGCAGCACCAACGGCACCTACGTGCACGGCGCCCGGGTCCAGCTGGCCGAACTCGTGCCCGGCACCCCGGTCCACCTCGGAAACGCCACGGACGGGCCGCGACTGAACCCCGTCGCCCCCGTCGCCCCCGCGTACCAGGCGTCGGCCGCGCAGCAGGCGTACGCCCCGCAGCAGGCGGCCCCGGCCTACCAGGCCCCGGCCCCGCAGCAGCCGCAGCAGGCCCCGCAGCAGCCCTGGGATCAGCAGCACCAGCAGCACGCCCAGCCGCAGCACGCCCAGCCGCAGCACGGCCTTCCGCCGCAGGCGCCCGCCCAGCCGCAGGCCCACCTCCCGCACCAGCAGTCCGGCGGCCCCGGCGCGTCCGGCCCGGCGCAGGGGGCGGCTCCCGGCCACAGCGACCGCAGCCCGACGACGTTCCACCAGCTCTCGCTGGGCAACGTCATGCGGATCGGCCGCGCCCTGGACAACGAACTGGTCGTCTCCGACCTCCAGGTCTCCCGCCACCACGCCGAGTTCCGCTCGATGCCCGGCGGCCGCTTCGAGATCCGTGACCTCGGCAGCCACAACGGCACCTACGTCAACGGCCAGCCGCTGGCCAAGTCCGGTACGGCGCTGCTCGGCCCGAACGACATCGTCGGCGTCGGCCACTCGACCTTCCGGATCGTGGGCGACCGGCTGGAGGAGTTCGTCGACACCGGCGAGGTCTCCTTCTCGGCCCGCCACCTCACCGTCACCGTCGACGGCGGCAAGCAGATCCTCAAGGACGTCACCTTCGGCGTGCCGGAGAAGTCGCTCATCGGCGTCATCGGCCCGTCCGGATCCGGCAAGTCGACCCTGCTCAAGGCGCTGACCGGCTACCGGCCGGCCAACCAGGGCGACGTCCTCTACGACAACCGCAACCTCTACAAGCAGTTCGCGGAGCTGCGCCAGCGCATCGGCCTGGTCCCGCAGGACGACATCCTGCACAAGGAGCTGCGGGTCCGCACGGCCCTGAAGTACGCGGCCAAGCTCCGCTTCCCCGGCGACACCGCCGAGTCCGAGCGCGCCGCCCGCGTCGACGAGGTGCTGCGCGAGCTCAAGCTCGACATCCACAAGGACAAGAAGATCACCGCGCTCTCGGGCGGCCAGCGCAAGCGCGTGTCCGTGGCCCTGGAGCTGCTCACCAAGCCCTCGCTGATCTTCCTGGACGAGCCGACCTCCGGTCTCGACCCGGGCATGGACCGCGACGTCATGCAGCTGCTGCGCGGCCTCGCCGACGACGGCCGCACGGTCCTCGTCGTCACCCACTCGGTCGCCGAGCTGGCCATCTGCGACAAGCTGCTGGTCATGGCCCCGGGTGGCTCGGTCGCGTACTTCGGCCCGCCGGACGAGGCGCTGAACTTCTTCGGCTACGGCACGTGGGCGGACGTCTTCTCGGCCTTCGAGAACTACCGCGACTACGACTGGGCCGGCCGCTGGAAGGGCTCGCAGCACTACCAGCTCTACGCCGCCGACATCGACGCCGTCGCCCCGCAGTCGGTCGCGATGCCGCCGCACCAGCAGATGCGCCCGCCCAAGCCGCAGGGCTGGGGCTCCCAGCTGTGGACGCTGATCCGCCGCTACGTCTCGGTGATCGCCTCCGACAAGGGCTTCATCGGCCTGATGCTGATCCTGCCCGCCGTCCTGGGCGTGGTCTCCACGGTCATCCCCGCGAAGTTCGGCCTCGCGCCGCCCGTGGCCCCGTCCCGCTTCAACGGCGACGCCGGAACGATCATGCTGATCCTCGCGGTCGGGATGTGCTTCTCCGGAGCCGCCAACTCGGTCCGCGAGCTGATCAAGGAACGGGTGATCTACGAGCGCGAACGCGCGACCGGCCTGTCCCGCTCGGCGTACCTCATGTCCAAGGTGATCGTCCTGGGCGTCATCACGGCCATCCAGGGCGTGATCATCTGCGGGATCGGCTTCTACCCGCGCGACCTGCCCACCGAGGGCCTGCTGATGCCGCCGGCCGTGGAGATCTGCCTGTCGGTCATCGCGCTCGGCTTCACCTCGATGATGTTCGGCCTGGTCATCTCCTCGCTGGTGAAGACCGCCGAGAAGACGATGCCGCTGCTGGTCATGTTCGCGATCGTCCAGGTCGTCTTCACCGGCATCCTCTTCCAGGTCTACGACTCCCCGGGCCTGGAGCAGTTCGCCTGGCTGATGCCCTCCCGCTGGGCCATCGGCGCCGCCGGCACCACGCTGAACCTCGGCGTGCTCATGCCGCCGTGGGACGCCGACAACCCGACCAACACCGACCCGCTCTGGGACGCCACGGTCGGCCAGTGGACCCTGGACATCACCGTCCTGCTGCTCCTCGGCATCGCGTGCGGCTTCGCGGTGCAGCGCCTGCTGCGCCGTCACGAGCCGGAGGTCATGCGCGCCGGCAAGTAGCGCGGCGGGCCCACGGGCCCGGCTCCGCAGGCCCGCCCGCGGCCCCGCACGAACGCCTCAGGGCGGCACCCGCGTACGGGTGCCGCCCTGAGGCGCATGGGGGGCGGGAGGAACGCCGGGGGCCTAGTAGGCGCTGTTGACGTTGTCCATGGAGCCGTAGCGGTCGGCCGCGTAGTTGCACGCGGCGACGATGTTGGCGACCGGGTCGTACTGGTCGAACTTGGTGCCCTTGACGTGGTACGCCTTGAAGGTCGGCGCGATGACCTGGAGCAGACCCTTGCTGGGGATGCCGTTGCGGGCGTTGATGTCCCAGTTGTTGATCGCCATCGGGTTGCCGCTGGACTCGCGCATCACGTTGCGGTGGATGCCGGCGTAGCTGCCGGGAATGCCCTCGCGCTTCATGATGTGGAGGGCCTCCTTGATCCAGCCGTCCAGGTTGTTCGCGAAGACCGGGGCGCGGTTCGCGGAGCGGCTCGCGGCGGCCTTGGCCGCGCGGGCCTTCTTGGCGGCGGCCTCGGCCTTGGCCTTCGCCTTGGCCTTCACCGCGGCCGCGTCGTCGGCCTTCTTGCCCTGGAGGGCGGCGACGCTCTGCTGCACGGAGAGGTGCTGCTGTACGGCCTGCGCCTGGGCGCCGTCGACGACCTTCGTCCACGCCACGGGGGCGGCGGAGATGGTCTGGCTCTCGCTCTGGGCGGCCCCGGCGGGGACGAGCGAGAACGCGAGCGCGGCGGCACCGAGCGTGGCGACACCGGCGATGGACAGCTTGTGTGCCTTCGTCAGACGACTGTGACCGGGAGTGCTGGAAGCAGACATGGCGGGGCAACCTCTTCGTGTAGCGGGGTCCGCAGGAGAGCGCCGCGTCGATCCCGGGGGATCCGCGGCGCAGTGCGAGCGACGGGAGCAATTCTTAGCGGCGGCAAAATCCCCTGGCAACGGTGTGACGTACGATCCCGCTTAGTGGATCAGGGGGCTCAGGACAGGCCGGATTCCCGGCCCGGCGGCTAGGTGCGCCCGTGCTGACACCGTCTTTATCCGTCCACTAGGCACCTTCGTAAGTGATCTGGGTCCTATGCTCGGGCTCACATCGGGCAGGTGACGATCTGACCGAGAGTTGCTGCTGCAACGCTCCGCGTCACGAATGTCCGACCTGCGGGGGACCGCGCGCCGCCGCCCCTCCTCCCCGAGGCGGGGCCGGACCCCGCCCGCCCCCTCCTCACGTCGTAGGCCCAGCGGCCCCCCGACCCGGGACCACGGCCCGATTCCGCAGGTCAGCGCCGCGAGTACGGTGAACTCATGACAGCCACTCCCGTGCACGGCGGACACCGCGGCGGCCTGGCCGCGGTCAGCACCGCGCTGCTCGCCATGAGCCGCACGCTGGAGGTGCGCGACGTGCTGCGCACGATCGTCGCCTCGGCCCGCGAGCTGCTGGACGCCGAGTACGCGGCCCTGGGCGTCCCGGACGACCACGGCGGCTTCGCCCAGTTCGTCGTGGACGGCATCAGCGAGGAGCAGTGGCGCCGCATCGGTCCGCTGCCCCGCCAGCACGGCATCCTGGCCGCGATGCTCCACCAGGACGCCCCCGAGCGACTGGCCGACGTACGGCGCGACCCGCGCTTCGGGGGCTGGCCGTCCGCCCACCCCGACATGTCCGACTTCCTCGGCCTGCCCATCCGCGACGGCGAGGAGAACCTCGGCGCCCTCTTCCTCGCGAACAAGCGCGCGCACGGCAAGGGCGGGGGCGTCGGGGCCGGGGCCGGGTTCACCGACGCGGACGAGGAGCTCCTCTCCCTCCTCGCCCAGCACGCGGCCATCGCCCTCACCAATGCCCGGCTCTACGAGCGCAGCCGCGAGCTCACCATCGCCGAGGAGCGCTCCCGCCTCGCCCACGAGCTGCACGACGCCGTCAGCCAGAAGCTGTTCTCCCTGCGCCTGACCGCCCAGGCCGCCGCCGCCCTCGTCGACCGCGACCCGGCCCGGGCCAAGGGCGAGCTCCAGCAGGTCGCCGCCCTCGCCGCGGAGGCCGCCGACGAGCTGCGCGCCGCCGTGACCGAGCTCCGCCCGGCCGCCCTCGACGAGGACGGGCTCGTCGCCACCCTGCGCACCCACGTCCAGGTCCTCGACCGTGCCCACGCCGCACGCGTCACCTTCTCCTGCGACGGCGTACGGGCCCTGCCCGCGACGCAGGAGGAGGCGCTGCTGCGCGTGGCCCAGGAGGCCCTGCACAACGCCCTGCGCCACTCCGGCGCCGACCGGGTCGCGGTGACGCTGTCCCGTACGACATCCGGGGGAGCGGTCCTGGAGGTCAGCGACCCCGGTCGCGGCTTCGACCCCCGTACGGTCCGCAGCGCGGGTCGCCACCTCGGCCTGGTCTCCATGCGCGACCGCGCGAGCGGCGTCGGCGGCCGGCTCACCGTGCACGCGGAGCCCGGAAAGGGCACCACGATCGAGATGGAGGTTCCCGGTGGCTGACACCCCCGGCCCGATCCGCGTCCTGCTGGTCGACGACCACCAGGTGGTCCGGCGCGGCCTGCGCACCTTCCTGGAGGTGCAGGACGACATCGAGGTGGTCGGCGAGGCCGCCGACGGCGAGGAGGGCGTCGCACGGGCCGAGGAGCTGCGGCCGGACGTCATCCTCATGGACGTCAAGATGCCGGGCACCGACGGCATCGGGGCCCTGCGCGAACTGCGCGGCCGGGCGAACCCGGCGCGCGTGCTGATCGTCACGAGCTTCACGGAGCAGCGCACCGCGGTCCCCGCCCTGCGGGCGGGCGCGGCCGGATACGTCTACAAGGACATCGACCCCGACGCCCTGGCCGGAGCCATCCGCTCCGTCCACGCCGGCCACGTCCTCCTGCAGCCGGAGGTGGCGGCCACCCTCCTGGCCCAGGACGAGCAGGGCACCGCGCCCGGCCGGGCCGGCACGCTGACCGACCGGGAGCGGGAGGTCCTCGCCCTGATCGCCGACGGCCGCTCGAACCGGGAGATAGCGCGGGCGCTCGTCCTGTCGGAGAAGACGGTCAAGACGCACGTCTCGAACATCCTGATGAAACTGGACGTCTCGGACCGCACCCAGGCGGCGTTGTGGGCGGTCAGGCACGGGATCACCGACTGAGCGGGGCCGGCCGGGGCGCAGCCGGGCCCGCCCGGGAGCGTCGAGCTGTAGATCGGAGATTCATACCGTCGGGTGTATGTAGCCCACATGGCGTAACCCCGCGCCGGGGTGGCCGTTCTCCATGGCGTGTCGCGGCGGCTGGCCGCGGCCGACGTACTGGAGGACGAGAAACGTGAAGAACTTCAAGAAGGCCGCAGCCGTCACCATGATCGCGGGCGGCCTCATCGCCGCCGGCGCCGGTGTCTCCTCGGCGCACGGCGGTGCGTCGGCGGAGGGCGAGGCCCTGCACTCGCCCGGCGTGGCCTCCGGGAACCTGCTCCAGGTCCCCGTGAACGTCCCCGTGAACCTGGTGGGCAACACGGTCAACGTGATCGGCCTGCTGAACGGCGCCTTCGGCAACCACGGCGTCAACTTCTGACCCACCCGTGACGCGGGCCGCCGCCCGTCCGCCCGGCTCCACCGGACCCGGACCCGGCCGGCGCCCCGACGCGGTACCCGCGGCCCCGCTTCCCCCCTCTCCCCGGGAAGCGGGGCCGCCCCGTTCCCGCCCGACTCCGGGACGCAGGGCCGGCCCCCCCCCGGCGGCCCCGCCCTAGCGGCCCCGCTCGCGCTCCTCGACCGGCGCGTTGTACGCCGCCACCAGCGCCCGCCGGGCCACCCGCTCCACCGGCCGCAGGGCCTCCGCCCGCGCCGCCATCTCCGAGGCGGCCACCGCGCCGCCCGGACCGTGCTCGTACGCCAGGGACACCAGCAGGTCCACCCGCTGCGCCAGCGCCAGCACCCGCACCGCCCGCGGCGGATACCCCGGCGCGAGCACCTCGCGCCCGGCCTCCGCCCGCGCCCGGTACGCCGACAGGGCCGCGTCCGCCACCGGACCCGACCCCGCCACGTCCAGCCGGGTCAGCGCCGCCGTCGCCTCGCGCAGCGCCTCCGCCAGCTCCCGCTCCGCCTCGCCCAGCGACGGCACGTCCGCCGGCGGGGCCTCCCGTACCGGCAGGCAGTGCCAGATCACCGAGGTGTGCACATCACCCGACGGGCCCGCCTCCGCCACCTCCGGCACCAGCCCCACCGCCGCGCCCACGGCCACCACCGCCTCCTCGGCGTCCAGCGCCCGCGCGTTGAACTCCGGCGGCCCGCTCAGCCCCAGCGGATGCCCCGGCGCCGGCAGCGCCACCCGCAGCCCCGTCACCCCCAGCGCCCGCATCCGTCCCAGCGCCAACGTCAGCCCCACCGGACCCGGCTCCCCGGGCAACCCCTCCACCCGGTGCACGGCGTCCTCGCCCACGATCGACATCGAGGCCTCGTCGGGCGAGACCAGACCTGCCAGCAGTGCGTTCCCCCAGGCGGCCAGCCGCCCTGAACGTGGTTCGAAAAGCATCCCCCAACTCTACGGACCCCACCCCGGACCCGGCCCCGGCCCCGGACCCCTCTCCGAGTGGCGTAGGTTTTCCCCTGGGGCTGCGCCTGCCGGCGCACAGAGAACCGTGACTGCAAGGGGTGACAACACGCTCATGAGCGATGTTCTGGAGCTGGTGGACGTATCCGTGGTCCGCGAGGGCCGGGCTCTGGTGGACCAGGTCTCCTGGTCGGTGAAGGAGGGGGAGCGCTGGGTGATCCTCGGCCCCAACGGCGCCGGCAAGACCACGCTGCTGAACCTCGCCTCCAGCTACCTCTTCCCCACCAAGGGCAGCGCCGCCATTCTCGGCAGCACCCTCGGCAAGGTCGACGTGTTCGAGCTGCGCCCCCGCATCGGCGTCGCCGGCATCGCGATGGCCGACAAGCTGCCCAAGCGGCAGACCGTCCTGCAGACCGTCCTCACCGCCGCCTACGGCATGACGGCGTCCTGGCAGGAGGAGTACGAGGACATCGACGAGCAGCGCGCCCGTGCGTTCCTCGACCGGCTGGGGATGACCGACTACCTCGACCGGAAGTTCGGCACCCTCTCCGAGGGAGAGCGCAAGCGCACGCTGATCGCCCGCGCCCTGATGACCGACCCCGAGCTGCTGCTCCTCGACGAGCCCGCCGCCGGCCTGGACCTCGGCGGCCGCGAGGACCTCGTGCGCCGCCTCGGCCGCCTCGCCCGCGACCCGCTCGCGCCCTCCATGATCATGGTCACGCACCACGTCGAGGAGATCGCCCCCGGCTTCACCCACGTCCTGATGATCCGCCAGGGCAAGGTCGTCACCGCGGGCCCCATCGACCTCGAACTCACCTCGCGCAACCTCTCCCTCTGCTTCGGCCTCCCGCTGGTCGTCGAGCGCAACGGGAACGACCGCTGGACCGCCCAGGGCCTGCCGCTGCGCTGAGCCGCACCCGGGGACGGGCCGCCCGGTACGGGCCCCCTCGTCCCCTGTCCCGACCGCGCTCGCCGACCTACCATGACCATGTGGACATCGACGCATGGGTGTGGTGGCTGATCGGCGCGGTCGGACTGGGCATTCCCCTCGTCCTGACCGCGATGCCGGAGTTCGGCATGTTCGCCGTCGGCGCGGTGGCGGCCGCCGTCACGGCCGCCCTCGGCGCGGGGGTGACGGCCCAGGTCCTGGTCTTCGTGACCGTCTCGGTCGCGCTCATCGCCGTCGTCCGCCCCATCGCCAACCGCCACCGCGACCAGCGCCCCCAACACCGCAGCGGAATCGACGCGTTGAAGGGCAGATCCGCCGTCGTCCTCGAACGCGTCGACGGCGCCGGCGGCCGCATCAAGCTCGCCGGCGAGATCTGGTCCGCCCGCACCCTCGACGCGGACACCAGCTTCGAACCGGGGCAGTCCGTCGACGTCGTGGAGATCGACGGGGCGACCGCGGTCGTCATGTGAACCGCCGTAGGACGAACCGACGAACCGACCGACTATCGTCGTATGACCGCGAACCACCTTCGTATGACCGTCATGTGGGAAGCAGCCGACTCGCGGCCCCCGGGTCTGCGAGACTCCGCTCAACGGGGCAGCACAGACAGCCGGAAGGGCACGGGGAAACGCATGCAACCGATCATCATCGTCCTGATCATTCTGGTGGTTCTGGTCTTCATCGCACTGGTCAAGACGATCCAGGTGATCCCGCAGGCCAGCGCCGCCATCGTCGAGCGGTTCGGCCGCTACACCCGCACCCTCAACGCGGGCCTGAACATCGTCGTCCCGTTCATCGACTCGATCCGCAACCGGATCGACCTCCGCGAACAGGTCGTCCCGTTCCCGCCGCAGCCCGTCATCACCCAGGACAACCTGGTCGTCAACATCGACACCGTCATCTACTACCAGGTGACCGACGCCCGGGCCGCCACCTACGAAGTGGCCAGCTACATCCAGGCCATCGAGCAGCTCACCGTCACCACCCTGCGCAACATCATCGGCGGCATGGACCTGGAACGGACCCTCACCTCCCGCGAGGAGATCAACGCGGCCCTGCGCGGCGTCCTCGACGAGGCCACCGGCAAGTGGGGCATCCGCGTCAACCGCGTCGAGCTCAAGGCCATCGAGCCGCCGACCTCCATCCAGGACTCGATGGAGAAGCAGATGCGCGCCGACCGCGACAAGCGCGCCGCGATCCTCCAGGCCGAGGGCGTCCGGCAGTCCGAGATCCTGCGCGCCGAGGGCGAGAAGCAGTCCTCCATCCTCCGCGCCGAGGGCGACGCCAAGGCCGCCGCCCTGCGCGCCGAAGGTGAGGCACAGGCGATCCGCACGGTGTTCGAGTCCATCCACGCCGGCGACGCCGACCAGAAGCTCCTCGCCTACCAGTACCTCCAGATGCTCCCGAAGATCGCCGAAGGCGACGCGAACAAGCTCTGGATCGTGCCCAGCGAGATCGGCGACGCACTCAAGGGCCTCTCCGGCGCCATGGGCAACTTCGGCCCCATGGGCGGCGGCTCCGGCTTCAACCCGCAGAACTCCGGCAAGGGCGACGGAAGCGGCCACGCGAACGGGAACAGCGCCGGCCCCGCCCCCCAGGAGCGCCGCGAACAGCCCCCCATCGACTGACCGGACCGTCCCCTGTTGCATGATCGGTGAGGCCCCTCGACCTTCATGGCGGGGAGGCGACCCACTCATGCAAAGGGGATGGCCCCGCCCATGTCCATCTGGGAATCACTCGCAGTCTTCGCCGCCGGAATCGGCGCCGGCACCATCAACACCATCGTCGGCTCCGGCACCCTCATCACCTTCCCGGTGCTGCTGGCCACCGGCCTGCCCCCGGTCACCGCCAACGTCTCCAACACCCTCGGCCTCGTCCCCGGCTCCATCAGCGGAGCCATCGGCTACCGCAAGGAACTCCGGGGCCAGCGCGCCCGCATCCTGCGGCTCGGCTCGGTCTCCCTCGTCGGCGGACTCGCGGGCGCCGTCCTGCTGCTCACCCTGCCGTC
Above is a window of Streptomyces subrutilus DNA encoding:
- a CDS encoding SixA phosphatase family protein, which codes for MSADTPRRIALLRHAKADWPEVSDHDRPLAERGRKDAPAAGLKLAETGIAFDLALCSTAARTRETWKLAVQELPHRPKTSYEERIYDASLGELIALLNETPDEVSDLLLIGHNPGVHALADALSGSAEGDTLARMTRTGFPTAALAVVSFTGPWKTLEHGVGTLVDFWTPKEH
- the serB gene encoding phosphoserine phosphatase SerB; protein product: MSASQTSDVPTLLVKIFGKDRPGITAGLFDTLAAYSVDVVDIEQVVTRGRIVLCALVTRPVAGSEGDLRATVHSWADSLKLQAEILSGTGDNRPRGSGRSHVTVLGHPLTAESTAQIAARITATGGNIDRIFRLAKYPVTAVEFAVSGTETEPLRTALATSAAHIGVDVAVVSAGLHRRAQRLVVMDVDSTLIQDEVIELFAAHAGCEAEVAEVTERAMRGELDFEQSLHARVALLAGLDASVVDKVRAEVQLTPGARTLIRTLKRLGYQVGVVSGGFTQVTDDLRERLGLDFAAANTLEIVDGKLTGRVTGEIVDRAGKARLLRRFAAEADVPLSQTVAIGDGANDLDMLNAAGLGVAFNAKPVVREAAHTAVNVPFLDAVLYLLGITREEIEAADLA
- a CDS encoding FHA domain-containing protein — protein: MPELVLELNGRTWTLDPSRSYSLGRDPQGDVVIDDARVSWRHATISWNGRGWGIEDHGSTNGTYVHGARVQLAELVPGTPVHLGNATDGPRLNPVAPVAPAYQASAAQQAYAPQQAAPAYQAPAPQQPQQAPQQPWDQQHQQHAQPQHAQPQHGLPPQAPAQPQAHLPHQQSGGPGASGPAQGAAPGHSDRSPTTFHQLSLGNVMRIGRALDNELVVSDLQVSRHHAEFRSMPGGRFEIRDLGSHNGTYVNGQPLAKSGTALLGPNDIVGVGHSTFRIVGDRLEEFVDTGEVSFSARHLTVTVDGGKQILKDVTFGVPEKSLIGVIGPSGSGKSTLLKALTGYRPANQGDVLYDNRNLYKQFAELRQRIGLVPQDDILHKELRVRTALKYAAKLRFPGDTAESERAARVDEVLRELKLDIHKDKKITALSGGQRKRVSVALELLTKPSLIFLDEPTSGLDPGMDRDVMQLLRGLADDGRTVLVVTHSVAELAICDKLLVMAPGGSVAYFGPPDEALNFFGYGTWADVFSAFENYRDYDWAGRWKGSQHYQLYAADIDAVAPQSVAMPPHQQMRPPKPQGWGSQLWTLIRRYVSVIASDKGFIGLMLILPAVLGVVSTVIPAKFGLAPPVAPSRFNGDAGTIMLILAVGMCFSGAANSVRELIKERVIYERERATGLSRSAYLMSKVIVLGVITAIQGVIICGIGFYPRDLPTEGLLMPPAVEICLSVIALGFTSMMFGLVISSLVKTAEKTMPLLVMFAIVQVVFTGILFQVYDSPGLEQFAWLMPSRWAIGAAGTTLNLGVLMPPWDADNPTNTDPLWDATVGQWTLDITVLLLLGIACGFAVQRLLRRHEPEVMRAGK
- a CDS encoding transglycosylase SLT domain-containing protein, with the protein product MSASSTPGHSRLTKAHKLSIAGVATLGAAALAFSLVPAGAAQSESQTISAAPVAWTKVVDGAQAQAVQQHLSVQQSVAALQGKKADDAAAVKAKAKAKAEAAAKKARAAKAAASRSANRAPVFANNLDGWIKEALHIMKREGIPGSYAGIHRNVMRESSGNPMAINNWDINARNGIPSKGLLQVIAPTFKAYHVKGTKFDQYDPVANIVAACNYAADRYGSMDNVNSAY
- a CDS encoding GAF domain-containing sensor histidine kinase, which translates into the protein MTATPVHGGHRGGLAAVSTALLAMSRTLEVRDVLRTIVASARELLDAEYAALGVPDDHGGFAQFVVDGISEEQWRRIGPLPRQHGILAAMLHQDAPERLADVRRDPRFGGWPSAHPDMSDFLGLPIRDGEENLGALFLANKRAHGKGGGVGAGAGFTDADEELLSLLAQHAAIALTNARLYERSRELTIAEERSRLAHELHDAVSQKLFSLRLTAQAAAALVDRDPARAKGELQQVAALAAEAADELRAAVTELRPAALDEDGLVATLRTHVQVLDRAHAARVTFSCDGVRALPATQEEALLRVAQEALHNALRHSGADRVAVTLSRTTSGGAVLEVSDPGRGFDPRTVRSAGRHLGLVSMRDRASGVGGRLTVHAEPGKGTTIEMEVPGG
- a CDS encoding response regulator, which encodes MADTPGPIRVLLVDDHQVVRRGLRTFLEVQDDIEVVGEAADGEEGVARAEELRPDVILMDVKMPGTDGIGALRELRGRANPARVLIVTSFTEQRTAVPALRAGAAGYVYKDIDPDALAGAIRSVHAGHVLLQPEVAATLLAQDEQGTAPGRAGTLTDREREVLALIADGRSNREIARALVLSEKTVKTHVSNILMKLDVSDRTQAALWAVRHGITD
- a CDS encoding chaplin encodes the protein MKNFKKAAAVTMIAGGLIAAGAGVSSAHGGASAEGEALHSPGVASGNLLQVPVNVPVNLVGNTVNVIGLLNGAFGNHGVNF
- a CDS encoding ABC transporter ATP-binding protein — protein: MSDVLELVDVSVVREGRALVDQVSWSVKEGERWVILGPNGAGKTTLLNLASSYLFPTKGSAAILGSTLGKVDVFELRPRIGVAGIAMADKLPKRQTVLQTVLTAAYGMTASWQEEYEDIDEQRARAFLDRLGMTDYLDRKFGTLSEGERKRTLIARALMTDPELLLLDEPAAGLDLGGREDLVRRLGRLARDPLAPSMIMVTHHVEEIAPGFTHVLMIRQGKVVTAGPIDLELTSRNLSLCFGLPLVVERNGNDRWTAQGLPLR
- a CDS encoding NfeD family protein yields the protein MDIDAWVWWLIGAVGLGIPLVLTAMPEFGMFAVGAVAAAVTAALGAGVTAQVLVFVTVSVALIAVVRPIANRHRDQRPQHRSGIDALKGRSAVVLERVDGAGGRIKLAGEIWSARTLDADTSFEPGQSVDVVEIDGATAVVM